A section of the Amycolatopsis sp. AA4 genome encodes:
- the pgsA gene encoding phosphatidylinositol phosphate synthase gives MLNIFARASVSRVTDPIGAALVRAGLTPNAMTVLGTAGAVACALAFFPQGMLLWGTFTVWGFAMLDLLDGAMARARGYGTPFGAVLDATCDRLVDGALFAAIAWWCFVQDHNNRAAAAALICLVLAQVISYVKARAEASGLEADGGLVERAERLIIALVGTGLHGFGVPWTVEITLWLLAVLSVVTLLQRAAAVASAARAVAAKQADPSAGGAQP, from the coding sequence ATGCTCAACATTTTCGCCCGTGCCTCGGTCTCCCGCGTGACGGACCCGATCGGCGCCGCCCTGGTCCGCGCCGGACTGACCCCGAACGCGATGACCGTGCTCGGCACCGCGGGCGCCGTCGCGTGCGCGCTGGCGTTCTTCCCGCAGGGGATGCTGCTGTGGGGCACGTTCACCGTGTGGGGCTTCGCCATGCTCGACCTGCTCGACGGCGCGATGGCCCGCGCCCGCGGGTACGGCACGCCGTTCGGCGCGGTGCTCGACGCGACCTGCGACCGGCTGGTCGACGGCGCGCTGTTCGCCGCGATCGCGTGGTGGTGCTTCGTGCAGGACCACAACAACCGGGCCGCGGCCGCCGCGCTGATCTGCCTCGTGCTGGCCCAGGTCATTTCCTACGTGAAGGCGCGCGCCGAAGCGTCCGGCCTCGAAGCCGACGGCGGGCTGGTGGAACGCGCGGAGCGGCTCATCATCGCCCTGGTCGGCACCGGGCTGCACGGCTTCGGCGTGCCCTGGACCGTCGAGATCACGCTGTGGCTGCTCGCCGTGCTGTCGGTCGTCACGCTGCTGCAGCGCGCGGCGGCGGTGGCGAGCGCGGCGCGGGCGGTCGCGGCGAAACAGGCCGATCCTTCGGCGGGCGGGGCGCAACCGTGA
- a CDS encoding MarR family winged helix-turn-helix transcriptional regulator, with translation MSEPRWLTDDEQRVWRAYAQASSLLHAHLEGQLQHDSGMPHTYYEVLVALSEAEGRRLRMSELASVRGSSRSRLSHAVARLEAKGWVQRESCPTDKRGSWAVLTEAGFAALKEAAPGHVEAVRETLFDQLTGEQVRQLGEISEAILAGLRPKCQAVREAEEAAEFAAPVVELPKSG, from the coding sequence ATGTCCGAACCACGCTGGCTGACCGACGACGAGCAGCGGGTCTGGCGCGCCTACGCCCAGGCCAGTTCGCTGCTGCACGCCCACCTCGAGGGACAGCTGCAGCACGATTCGGGCATGCCGCACACGTACTACGAGGTGCTCGTCGCGCTGTCCGAGGCGGAGGGGCGGCGGCTGCGGATGAGCGAGCTGGCGTCGGTGCGCGGTTCGTCGCGCAGCCGGCTGTCGCACGCGGTGGCGCGGCTGGAGGCCAAGGGCTGGGTCCAGCGCGAGTCCTGCCCCACGGACAAGCGCGGGTCGTGGGCGGTGCTCACCGAGGCGGGGTTCGCGGCGCTGAAGGAAGCCGCGCCCGGGCACGTCGAGGCGGTCCGGGAGACGCTGTTCGACCAGCTGACGGGCGAGCAGGTGCGCCAGCTGGGCGAGATTTCCGAGGCGATCCTGGCCGGGCTGCGGCCGAAATGCCAGGCCGTCCGGGAGGCCGAGGAGGCGGCGGAATTCGCCGCGCCGGTCGTCGAACTGCCGAAATCCGGCTGA
- a CDS encoding HIT domain-containing protein produces MTEPELVEQDGAGVPDALQRLWTPHRMAYIRGQDKPDGEESDGCPFCRLPGLGDDKRALIVARGETVFAVLNLYPYNPGHLMVVPYRHVADYPDLTADETRELAEFTQHAMGVIRAVSAAHGFNIGMNQGVIAGAGIAAHLHQHLVPRWGGDANFMPVIGHTKVLPQLLGETRDLLAEAW; encoded by the coding sequence GTGACCGAGCCGGAACTCGTCGAACAGGACGGGGCCGGGGTCCCGGACGCGCTGCAGCGGCTGTGGACCCCGCACCGGATGGCCTACATCCGCGGCCAGGACAAGCCGGACGGCGAGGAGTCCGACGGCTGCCCGTTCTGCCGCCTGCCCGGCCTCGGCGACGACAAGCGCGCGCTGATCGTCGCCCGCGGCGAGACGGTGTTCGCGGTGCTGAACCTGTACCCGTACAACCCGGGGCACCTGATGGTGGTCCCGTACCGGCACGTCGCGGACTACCCCGACCTCACCGCGGACGAGACGCGCGAGCTGGCCGAGTTCACCCAGCACGCGATGGGCGTGATCCGGGCGGTCTCGGCGGCGCACGGGTTCAACATCGGGATGAACCAGGGCGTGATCGCCGGGGCGGGCATCGCCGCGCACCTGCACCAGCACCTGGTGCCGCGCTGGGGCGGCGACGCGAACTTCATGCCGGTGATCGGGCACACGAAGGTGCTGCCGCAGCTGCTGGGCGAAACCCGCGACCTGCTCGCGGAGGCGTGGTGA